The stretch of DNA GCCCAGAGCAGGACCGGACCGCGATCCGCGTCCTGAATCGCGACGGATCCGGGCTCCGCTTCGGCGAGCACGCCGCCGATCACGGCCAGCGTCACGGGCACGACCTCGTCCAGGGTCTCTGCGGCTTCGCGCAGGACGGCATCGGCGAAAGCCCGCAGGGTCGCGCCGTCGCTGGTCAATAGGGACATCCAGACTCCTCGATCCCGTGCATCCCGGCCCGGGGCGCGACGCAGGGAGCTACGTCGAACCGGTCATACCGCGTTGACATCGGCTCGTCCGCGCGCTAGCAGGCCCTCCTTCGTCCAACCGAACGATGGTCCGAGGTACCCTGTCCGGGGTCGCCCGCGGGCCGCGTTGTCGTTTCACGTGCGCAGGGGCCGGCCTCCACCGGACGCGCGCGACACCAGCCCGGTCCCCGGGCCTTACATGGAGAGTGTTCGTGGCTCGTATCGCAGGCGTCAACATCCCGACCAATAAGCGCGTCGTCATCGCGCTTCAGTACATTCACGGCATCGGCGCCAAGAAGGCCGAGGAGATCACCCAGAAGGTGAACATCCCCGCCGAGCGCCGGGTCAACCAGCTGACCGACGCCGAGGTTCTCTCGATCCGCGAGACGATCGACCGCGACTACATCGTCGAGGGCGACCTGCGCCGCGAAGTCTCGATGAACATCAAGCGTCTGATGGATCTCGGCGCCTATCGCGGCCTGCGTCACCGCAAGCAGCTGCCGGTCCGTGGCCAGCGCACCCACACCAACGCCCGGACCCGCAAGGGCAAGGCGAAGCCGATCGCCGGCAAGAAGAAGTAATTTTCCGGGATTGGGAGGCCGTGCTTCGCACCGCCTCCTTCCCCCGGCGCCGGATGTCCCGCATCGGGTCCGGTGCCGGGTCGGCCGCCCTGCACGGGTGATCCGGCCAAGTCCCAAAAGAATCCCGAGCGCCTGGCATTACGGGCGCGCTTGAAGGAAGAGTGAGAACAGATGGCCAAGGAACCGCAACGCGTCCGCCGCCGCGAACGCAAGAACATCGTGTCGGGCGTCGCCCACGTGAATGCCTCGTTCAACAACACGATGATCACCATCACGGACGCGCAGGGCAACACGATCTCGTGGTCGTCCGCCGGCGCGATGGGCTTCAAGGGCTCGCGCAAGTCGACCCCTTACGCCGCTCAGGTCGCCGCCGAAGATGCCGCCCGCAAGGCGTCCGAGCACGGCATGCGTACCCTCGAGGTCGAGGTGTCGGGTCCGGGTTCGGGCCGTGAGTCGGCGCTCCGCGCCCTTCAGGCCGCCGGCTTCACGGTGACCTCGATCCGCGACGTGACGTCGATCCCGCACAACGGCTGCCGGCCGCGCAAGCGCCGCCGCGTCTGATCGAAGCCTCGTGACGGAGAAGCTCATGACGGGATCGAAGCCGCTTCCGGGCGTGCTGCGTTGGAACCTCGGCGACCTGACGGTCACCGCGCTCAACGACGGCTGGTTTCAGGCCAGCCTCGATCTCGTCACGGGAATCTCGAAGGAGGAGGCCGGGCGGCTTCAGCTGGCGGGCTTCCGCACCGAGCAGCCCAAGATCACGCTGAACGCCTTCCTGATCACGGGTCCCGACCGCAAGCCGACCCTGATCGACACGGGCTACGGCGACCTTGCGCCCGCCCCGACCCTCGGCCGAATGGGCCAAGCGCTCGCGCTCACCGGCGTCGAGCCGGAGGAGATCGGCACGGTGCTCGTCAGCCACCTGCACCCCGACCATGTCGGCGGCCTGGTGAAGGACGGCGCGGCCCGCTACCC from Methylobacterium sp. PvR107 encodes:
- the rpsM gene encoding 30S ribosomal protein S13, which gives rise to MARIAGVNIPTNKRVVIALQYIHGIGAKKAEEITQKVNIPAERRVNQLTDAEVLSIRETIDRDYIVEGDLRREVSMNIKRLMDLGAYRGLRHRKQLPVRGQRTHTNARTRKGKAKPIAGKKK
- the rpsK gene encoding 30S ribosomal protein S11 → MAKEPQRVRRRERKNIVSGVAHVNASFNNTMITITDAQGNTISWSSAGAMGFKGSRKSTPYAAQVAAEDAARKASEHGMRTLEVEVSGPGSGRESALRALQAAGFTVTSIRDVTSIPHNGCRPRKRRRV